From the genome of Eucalyptus grandis isolate ANBG69807.140 chromosome 2, ASM1654582v1, whole genome shotgun sequence, one region includes:
- the LOC104432772 gene encoding uncharacterized protein LOC104432772: MTKEDCDSWSRKCLAFLRFLHEKSKDLENYPAVKTGADDDFKILNGDEINSTEKNCETTPAFAAFNEERVDHDISLTSPVDLAATGGEGSGMVSNPLCSDIKDTELLFACLNDYSKDPSIQTVLDLENNPSGNAGAGVGVGRDPEGLTSFDEFCNNHLEDITILPEVDGRRTLL, encoded by the coding sequence ATGACAAAGGAGGACTGCGATTCCTGGAGCAGGAAGTGCCTCGCCTTTCTCCGCTTCTTGCATGAGAAGTCGAAGGATTTGGAGAACTACCCAGCGGTTAAAACCGGTGCTGATgatgattttaaaattttgaacgGTGACGAGATCAATTCAACTGAAAAGAATTGCGAGACTACTCCTGCATTTGCGGCTTTCAATGAGGAACGTGTTGATCACGACATTTCGTTGACCTCGCCGGTCGACTTGGCTGCTACTGGCGGTGAAGGCTCGGGAATGGTTTCCAACCCCTTGTGCTCCGATATCAAGGATACTGAGTTGCTTTTCGCCTGCCTTAATGATTACTCAAAAGACCCCTCTATCCAGACTGTGCTGGATTTGGAGAACAACCCATCGGGTAATGCTGGTGCTGGAGTTGGAGTTGGTCGTGATCCTGAAGGTTTAACGAGTTTTGACGAGTTTTGTAATAATCACCTCGAGGACATCACTATTCTTCCTGAGGTCGATGGTCGCAGGACTTTGTTGTAG
- the LOC104432771 gene encoding uncharacterized protein LOC104432771, with translation MEDMDELGSLWSCQENMEELKQKILCNSLELEAVKMEASEKLEKYKEHAKHLVNLLKIAYQERDEARDQLQKLTNKLTSQSINDISSLFSQQKHPDGFLMPVKANSGLTESSSLSDTYNNHRSHGSSPVNSFLDAVSSPDLSNINVVDSGSMGFINQPYGQEYSGAMTSGSISFVNAKFDRASVIIDDLVKGKALPQKGRLLQAVIGAGPLLQTLLVAGPLPRWRNPPPLQQFKIPPVSVKSCDLANACLKTGANASNYLLTTMNQSPHPDVSRVSSHMCSASVLNFAGGAGLYQGHGWLMPSVGGVGNQIPAGKRQRFQ, from the exons ATGGAAGACATGGATGAGTTGGGTTCCTTGTGGAGTTGTCAAGAG AACATGGAGGAGTTGAAGCAGAAGATCCTATGCAATAGCCTGGAGCTTGAGGCAGTGAAAATGGAAGCGAGCGAAAAACTGGAAAAGTACAAGGAGCATGCGAAGCACCTGGTCAACCTCCTGAAGATTGCTTACCAGGAAAGAGATGAAGCCAGAGATCAGCTTCAGAAGCTGACCAACAAGCTCACTTCTCAAAGCATCAATGACATATCATCCTTGTTCTCTCAACAAAAACACCCTGATGGCTTTCTCATGCCGGTTAAAGCGAACTCGGGCTTAACTGAATCTAGCAGCCTCTCCGATACCTATAACAATCACCGCTCGCATGGCTCATCCCCTGTGAATTCGTTCCTGGATGCGGTTTCTTCACCTGACTTGTCGAACATTAACGTGGTCGATTCCGGTAGCATGGGCTTCATCAATCAGCCTTATGGTCAGGAATATAGCGGTGCTATGACTAGTGGTTCGATCTCCTTTGTGAATGCTAAATTCGACCGAGCATCAGTCATTATCGATGATCTTGTCAAGGGAAAAGCCCTGCCTCAGAAGGGCAGGCTCTTGCAGGCCGTGATTGGGGCTGGTCCTCTACTCCAGACGCTCCTCGTGGCAGGGCCGCTACCTCGGTGGCGGAATCCTCCTCCTCTCCAACAATTCAAAATCCCACCTGTTTCAGTGAAAAGTTGTGACCTGGCAAATGCTTGTCTCAAAACTGGTGCAAATGCTAGCAACTACCTGCTGACAACTATGAACCAATCCCCACATCCTGATGTTTCTCGCGTGTCGTCACATATGTGCTCGGCCTCAGTACTGAACTTTGCTGGTGGGGCTGGCTTGTATCAGGGTCATGGGTGGCTAATGCCTTCGGTTGGCGGTGTCGGTAATCAGATTCCAGCGGGAAAGAGGCAGAGGTTCCAATGA